A region of Piscinibacter gummiphilus DNA encodes the following proteins:
- a CDS encoding TetR/AcrR family transcriptional regulator produces the protein MPSTTSAPQTQRYQEKREAILSAAARQFNQHGVKGATLSEIAASVGLVTNSVTYYYRKKEDLASACFQRSIEAFSKVADAARAERTVAGRVAAYFRGLALLFASVDLGEHPPLVLFNDMRALPSPQFEEVSAAYTTLFRKVRDLLRGPETAALSRADLNARAYGVVSMGHWMRAWIVRHEAVEYEDVATRVSDILVNGSAGGGSSWTPPTPEELAWQFRRDADPVAEAFLRAASHMVNEHGYRGASVDKISAQLNVTKGSFYHHNDNKEDLVWSCFERTFEIIRAALAFSDRNFGNGWERACASTRALSRFQLSAEGPLLRLGAISAVVDPARRAEVSRTMNRLTTRQTGVVVDGMIDGSIRTIDQAIAGHIGTGLISGAAGLKHWVGEITEDNVAELYLRPMFIGLLCPPARG, from the coding sequence ATGCCGTCGACGACGTCTGCCCCTCAGACCCAGCGTTACCAGGAGAAGCGGGAGGCCATCCTCTCGGCGGCCGCCCGGCAGTTCAACCAGCACGGGGTCAAGGGCGCGACGCTGTCCGAGATCGCCGCCAGCGTGGGGCTCGTGACCAACAGCGTCACGTACTACTACCGCAAGAAGGAAGACCTCGCGAGCGCATGTTTCCAGCGTTCCATCGAGGCGTTCTCGAAGGTCGCCGACGCGGCCCGTGCCGAACGCACCGTGGCGGGGCGCGTGGCTGCGTACTTCCGCGGACTCGCCCTGCTCTTCGCCTCGGTCGACCTCGGCGAACACCCGCCGCTCGTGCTGTTCAACGACATGCGTGCATTGCCCAGCCCGCAGTTCGAAGAGGTGTCGGCCGCCTACACGACCCTGTTCCGCAAGGTGCGCGACCTGCTGCGCGGGCCCGAGACGGCCGCGCTGTCACGCGCCGACCTGAACGCGCGCGCCTACGGCGTGGTGTCGATGGGCCACTGGATGCGCGCGTGGATCGTGCGCCACGAGGCCGTCGAGTACGAGGACGTGGCCACGCGCGTGAGCGACATCCTCGTGAACGGCAGCGCCGGCGGGGGCTCCTCCTGGACCCCGCCCACGCCCGAGGAGCTGGCCTGGCAGTTCCGCCGCGACGCCGACCCGGTGGCCGAGGCCTTCCTGCGTGCGGCCTCGCACATGGTCAATGAACACGGCTACCGGGGCGCCTCGGTGGACAAGATCTCGGCCCAGCTGAACGTCACGAAGGGCTCGTTCTACCACCACAACGACAACAAGGAAGACCTCGTCTGGTCGTGCTTCGAGCGCACCTTCGAGATCATCCGCGCCGCGCTCGCCTTCAGCGACCGGAACTTCGGCAACGGCTGGGAGCGAGCCTGCGCCAGCACCCGCGCGCTGTCGCGGTTCCAGCTGTCGGCCGAGGGGCCGCTGCTGCGCCTGGGCGCCATCAGCGCGGTGGTGGACCCGGCCCGCCGCGCGGAGGTCAGCCGCACGATGAACCGGCTCACCACCCGCCAGACCGGCGTGGTGGTGGACGGCATGATCGACGGGTCGATCCGCACCATCGACCAGGCCATCGCCGGCCACATCGGCACCGGCCTCATCAGCGGCGCCGCGGGCCTGAAACACTGGGTGGGCGAGATCACCGAGGACAACGTGGCCGAGCTGTACCTGCGCCCGATGTTCATCGGCCTGCTGTGCCCACCTGCGCGGGGCTGA
- a CDS encoding ABC transporter ATP-binding protein has product MSDHLAPLPAATDEVLRVENLSVHFPVGPSWPFGKPRATVKAVDGVSFSLKRGETLGLVGESGCGKSTTGLAALRMLQPTGGRIIFEGQDITGFDKAKMRPLRRGMQMVYQDPYGSLNPRMRVRDLIGEPLAVHRLVSSQAEYDERVAQLLATVGLLPYMADRYPHEFSGGQRQRIGIARALALEPSLIICDEPVSALDVSIQAQVVNVLVDLQQRLGLSYLFIAHDLAVVRHISHRIAVMYLGRIVEIASRDDLYARPLHPYTQALMSAVPVADPEVERQRPRIPVRGEVPSALRPPSGCRFHPRCPMATDVCKTVDPVLTSTGGGRAVACHLVHPPVTSAVAPPPMQHSSNESRVVRTA; this is encoded by the coding sequence ATGTCTGACCACCTCGCTCCCCTCCCCGCGGCCACTGACGAGGTGCTGCGGGTCGAGAACCTGTCCGTGCACTTCCCCGTCGGCCCCTCGTGGCCCTTCGGCAAGCCGCGCGCCACCGTGAAGGCCGTCGACGGCGTGTCGTTTTCGCTGAAACGCGGCGAGACGCTGGGCCTTGTCGGTGAGTCGGGCTGCGGCAAGTCCACCACGGGCCTCGCCGCGCTTCGCATGCTGCAACCGACCGGCGGCCGCATCATCTTCGAGGGCCAGGACATCACCGGCTTCGACAAGGCGAAGATGCGCCCGCTGCGCCGCGGCATGCAGATGGTCTACCAGGACCCGTACGGCTCGCTGAACCCGCGCATGCGGGTGCGCGACCTCATCGGCGAGCCGCTGGCCGTACACAGGCTGGTGTCGAGCCAGGCCGAGTACGACGAGCGGGTGGCGCAGCTGCTGGCCACCGTGGGGCTGCTGCCCTACATGGCCGACCGCTACCCGCACGAGTTCTCCGGCGGCCAGCGCCAGCGCATCGGCATCGCACGGGCCCTCGCGCTCGAGCCCAGCCTGATCATCTGCGACGAGCCCGTCTCGGCGCTCGACGTGTCGATCCAGGCGCAGGTGGTCAACGTGCTCGTGGACCTGCAGCAGCGCCTGGGCCTGTCGTACCTCTTCATCGCGCACGACCTCGCGGTGGTGCGCCACATCAGTCACCGCATCGCGGTGATGTACCTCGGGCGCATCGTCGAGATCGCGAGCCGCGACGACCTCTACGCGCGCCCGCTGCATCCGTACACGCAGGCGCTGATGTCGGCGGTGCCGGTGGCCGATCCGGAGGTGGAGCGCCAGCGCCCGCGCATCCCGGTGCGCGGCGAGGTGCCGAGTGCGCTGCGCCCGCCGTCGGGCTGCCGCTTCCACCCGCGCTGCCCGATGGCCACGGACGTCTGCAAGACCGTCGATCCCGTGCTCACCTCCACAGGCGGCGGCCGCGCGGTGGCCTGCCACCTGGTGCACCCGCCGGTCACCTCGGCCGTCGCCCCGCCACCCATGCAACACAGCAGCAACGAAAGCCGGGTGGTCCGGACGGCATAA
- a CDS encoding ABC transporter ATP-binding protein, with protein sequence MTEPLLRIRGLTTRFRTDRGHVTAVDGVSFDVDAGETVAIVGESGSGKSVTAMSIMRLIPSPPGRIEQGEILFDGQDLLKLTDAQMRAVRGNRIAMIFQEPMSSLNPALTVGYQIAEPVNLHRRTPWKQALERAVDLIGRVRMPDALSRRDAYPHQFSGGMRQRAMIAMAMACEPQLIIADEPTTALDVTVQAQILDLLKELATKANSALVLITHDLGVVARYADRVVVMYAGRVVETAPAMALYKNPKHPYTQGLMASVPRLDSDTTQRLIPIDGQPPDLAALPTGCAFAPRCRLAHDRCRAERPELTVVQGPEPRHQKACFADV encoded by the coding sequence ATGACCGAGCCGCTGCTGCGCATCCGCGGGCTCACCACCCGCTTCCGCACCGACCGCGGCCACGTCACCGCGGTGGACGGGGTGTCGTTCGACGTCGACGCCGGAGAGACCGTCGCCATCGTGGGCGAATCGGGCTCGGGCAAGAGCGTGACGGCGATGTCGATCATGCGCCTGATCCCGTCGCCACCCGGCCGCATCGAACAGGGAGAAATCCTGTTCGACGGCCAGGACCTGCTCAAGCTCACCGACGCGCAGATGCGCGCGGTGCGCGGCAACCGCATCGCGATGATCTTCCAGGAGCCCATGTCGTCGCTGAATCCGGCGCTGACCGTGGGCTACCAGATCGCCGAACCGGTGAACCTGCACCGCCGCACGCCGTGGAAGCAGGCGCTGGAGCGGGCCGTGGACCTGATCGGCCGGGTTCGCATGCCCGACGCGCTGTCGCGCCGCGACGCGTACCCGCACCAGTTCTCGGGCGGCATGCGCCAGCGCGCGATGATCGCGATGGCGATGGCGTGCGAGCCGCAGCTGATCATCGCCGACGAGCCCACGACAGCGCTCGACGTCACGGTGCAGGCGCAGATCCTCGACCTGCTCAAGGAACTGGCCACGAAGGCGAACTCCGCGCTCGTGCTGATCACGCACGACCTCGGCGTGGTGGCGCGCTACGCCGACCGCGTCGTCGTGATGTACGCCGGCCGCGTGGTCGAGACCGCGCCCGCGATGGCGCTGTACAAGAACCCGAAGCACCCGTACACCCAGGGCCTCATGGCCTCGGTGCCGCGGCTCGACAGCGACACCACCCAGCGCCTGATCCCCATCGACGGGCAGCCGCCCGACCTCGCCGCGCTGCCCACGGGCTGCGCGTTCGCCCCGCGCTGCCGCCTCGCCCACGACCGCTGCCGCGCGGAGCGCCCGGAACTCACGGTGGTGCAGGGCCCCGAGCCCCGCCACCAGAAAGCGTGTTTCGCCGATGTCTGA
- a CDS encoding ABC transporter substrate-binding protein, with product MALRPLIAAFALAALPAAVLAQPAKPQYGGQLTIGTPYITIGALSWDPADYNWKHNVDTGLVYEQLFAADLTKAKRNGGPYPYYADAWLPPESIRGELAEKWEWKQNPLRIEIQLRKGVMFPAKPGVMEARELVADDVVYAYDRLNKSPKKIANYFDHVEKVEATGKHTVVFTFNAYNAEWDYRFGWGYYSAIVPKEVVTAGANNWKNANGTGPYMLTDYVQNNSYTYTKNAGYWDTETIGGQKYKLPFADRIVYRTIKDEATWLTGLRTGKIDVLEAVRWSAVDELKKSAPKLQWSRWLGMSSTFLAMRMDTKPFDDIRVRRAMNLAVNKQEILKSYFGGHAEMMGFPQHPDYVGSYEPLEAMGPAVKELFTYDPAKAKKLLAEAGYPNGFTFKVQATAVTAEADLLAMLGSYLSKVGIKMEIQQLEYGAFLSAMNSKKHAAGYFMTNSPTNPTTSLRKQFVTGQQWNVSMYADPDFDRRFNAILTEPDERRRLAMTKLMTREVIEKAPYIWLPVQYVYTAWWPWVKNYGGELRAGAARPGPIHARMWVDQDLKKKMGY from the coding sequence ATGGCCCTCCGCCCCCTGATCGCCGCGTTCGCCCTGGCCGCCCTGCCCGCCGCCGTGCTGGCGCAGCCCGCCAAGCCGCAGTACGGCGGCCAGCTGACCATCGGCACGCCCTACATCACCATCGGCGCACTGTCGTGGGATCCGGCCGACTACAACTGGAAGCACAACGTCGACACCGGCCTCGTCTACGAGCAGCTGTTCGCGGCCGACCTGACCAAGGCCAAGCGCAACGGCGGCCCCTACCCGTACTACGCCGACGCGTGGCTGCCGCCCGAGTCCATCCGGGGCGAGCTGGCCGAGAAGTGGGAATGGAAGCAGAACCCGCTGCGCATCGAGATCCAGCTGCGCAAGGGCGTGATGTTCCCGGCCAAGCCCGGCGTGATGGAAGCGCGCGAGCTGGTGGCCGACGACGTGGTGTACGCCTACGACCGCCTGAACAAGAGCCCGAAGAAGATCGCCAACTACTTCGACCACGTCGAGAAGGTGGAGGCCACGGGCAAACACACCGTGGTGTTCACGTTCAACGCGTACAACGCCGAGTGGGACTACCGCTTCGGCTGGGGCTACTACTCCGCCATCGTGCCGAAGGAGGTGGTCACCGCCGGCGCCAACAACTGGAAGAACGCCAACGGCACCGGCCCGTACATGCTGACCGACTACGTGCAGAACAACTCCTACACGTACACGAAGAACGCCGGTTACTGGGACACGGAAACCATCGGCGGCCAGAAGTACAAGCTGCCCTTCGCCGACCGAATCGTCTACCGCACCATCAAGGACGAGGCCACCTGGCTCACGGGCCTGCGCACCGGCAAGATCGACGTGCTGGAGGCCGTGCGCTGGAGCGCCGTCGACGAGCTGAAGAAGAGCGCGCCGAAGCTGCAGTGGTCGCGCTGGCTCGGCATGAGCAGCACCTTCCTCGCGATGCGCATGGACACCAAACCGTTCGACGACATCCGCGTGCGCCGTGCGATGAACCTCGCGGTCAACAAGCAGGAGATCCTGAAGTCGTACTTCGGCGGGCACGCCGAGATGATGGGTTTCCCGCAGCACCCGGACTACGTCGGCTCGTACGAGCCGCTCGAAGCCATGGGCCCCGCGGTCAAGGAGCTCTTCACGTACGACCCCGCGAAGGCGAAGAAGCTGCTGGCCGAGGCCGGGTACCCGAACGGCTTCACGTTCAAGGTGCAGGCCACCGCCGTCACCGCCGAGGCCGACCTGCTCGCGATGCTCGGCAGCTACCTGTCGAAGGTCGGCATCAAGATGGAGATCCAGCAGCTGGAGTACGGCGCCTTCCTGTCGGCGATGAACAGCAAGAAGCACGCGGCCGGCTACTTCATGACGAACTCGCCCACGAACCCCACCACCTCGCTGCGCAAGCAGTTCGTGACGGGCCAGCAGTGGAACGTGTCGATGTACGCCGACCCCGACTTCGACCGCCGCTTCAACGCGATCCTCACCGAACCCGACGAACGCCGCCGCCTCGCGATGACGAAGCTGATGACCCGCGAGGTGATCGAGAAGGCGCCGTACATCTGGCTGCCGGTGCAGTACGTCTACACAGCGTGGTGGCCGTGGGTGAAGAACTATGGCGGCGAACTGCGTGCCGGCGCCGCCCGCCCGGGCCCGATCCACGCCCGCATGTGGGTCGACCAGGACCTGAAGAAGAAGATGGGGTACTGA
- a CDS encoding ABC transporter permease, with amino-acid sequence MTLQTSPSAALAAPRRRVVPGARLAHRVWRLTTRMFREKPLGAAGGVLFLVFLFCGIFADVLAPHDYNEINPIERLKAPSWEFPFGTDNLGRDVLSRCLYGAQLSVIISLSAATLATLVSLLIGVVSGYLGGKADMLVQRFVDAWMSFPDLVILIVVVSVMGPSMTTVILTLGLLLGIGGSRIVRSAVVSVRENMYVHAAQSIGASTPRILWKHIVPNVLPPVIVLFTTRIGAVILAESGLAFLGLGVPPPAPTWGGMLTGTGRQFMFQGPWLALAPGLCLTLVVYATNVFGDALRDLLDPRMRGSR; translated from the coding sequence ATGACGTTGCAGACCTCCCCTTCCGCCGCGCTGGCCGCCCCGCGCCGCCGCGTGGTCCCCGGCGCGCGGCTCGCGCACCGCGTGTGGCGCCTGACCACGCGCATGTTCCGCGAGAAGCCGCTCGGTGCCGCGGGCGGCGTGCTGTTCCTCGTGTTCCTGTTCTGCGGCATCTTCGCCGACGTGCTGGCCCCGCACGACTACAACGAGATCAACCCCATCGAGCGGCTGAAGGCCCCATCGTGGGAATTCCCGTTCGGCACCGACAACCTCGGCCGCGACGTGCTGTCGCGCTGCCTCTACGGCGCCCAGCTGTCGGTCATCATCAGCCTGTCGGCCGCCACGCTCGCCACGCTCGTGTCGCTGTTGATCGGTGTCGTGAGCGGCTACCTCGGCGGCAAGGCCGACATGCTGGTGCAGCGTTTCGTCGACGCATGGATGAGCTTCCCCGACCTCGTCATCCTGATCGTCGTGGTCTCGGTGATGGGGCCCAGCATGACCACCGTGATCCTGACCCTGGGCCTGCTGCTGGGCATCGGCGGCTCGCGCATCGTGCGCAGCGCGGTGGTGTCGGTGCGCGAGAACATGTACGTGCACGCGGCGCAGTCCATCGGCGCGTCCACGCCGCGCATCCTCTGGAAGCACATCGTGCCGAACGTGCTGCCGCCGGTGATCGTGCTGTTCACCACGCGCATCGGCGCGGTGATCCTCGCCGAATCGGGCCTCGCCTTCCTGGGCCTCGGCGTGCCGCCGCCGGCGCCCACCTGGGGCGGCATGCTGACCGGCACCGGCCGCCAGTTCATGTTCCAGGGCCCGTGGCTCGCGCTCGCGCCCGGCCTGTGCCTGACGCTCGTGGTCTACGCCACCAACGTGTTCGGCGACGCCCTGCGCGACCTGCTCGACCCGCGCATGCGCGGCAGCCGCTGA